In a single window of the Halictus rubicundus isolate RS-2024b unplaced genomic scaffold, iyHalRubi1_principal scaffold0027, whole genome shotgun sequence genome:
- the LOC143363203 gene encoding uncharacterized protein LOC143363203: MTPENRKSAVERAKLCTNCLQPGHSAQECDRGSCRICRLRHHTLLHHFEQKINLPRMQCSVPIGSLNAMTTVATHALKATIASRVSNYQRSLTFLIVNDIAPFVPDQEVDRGTIKIPPNLHLADPEFHRPAPIDLLLGSGTALSILCVDQIVLSRLDESDLYLQKSQLGWVIEGSAPVASPAHSTLGHATTALEFDLTRFWEVEEGPQRQHLSESDVVCESHFQKHTIRNPDGRYVVALPFNEKLSRLGDSKVQAIKRLNSLERKLQREPALKQEYHAVIKEYLDLGHMSELPQEQQSPEGYYLPHHGVVKVTSDTTKLRVVFDGSATTNSGISLNHALHTGPKIQDDLLYILLRFRIHRYCWQQWKFLFTHPISPLAGEPDKSQKKFARALYRTRFTNVSPVLNIFFILYYYELVVPSQLFTNRYVLTGDIEKMYRQFLVRPEDRRFQRILWRDTTGSIKTYELNTYHPSRTSIIWKKISRL; encoded by the exons AAATTATGCACGAACTGCCTACAACCAGGGCATAGCGCGCAAGAGTGCGATCGAGGTTCGTGCCGAATATGTCGGCTACGACACCACACGTTGCTGCATCACTTCGAGCAG AAAATCAACCTCCCGCGGATGCAATGCTCGGTTCCCATTGGTTCTCTGAACGCTATGACCACGGTAGCAACCCACGCACTGAAGGCTACTATAGCTTCGCGTGTGAGTAATTATCAACGCTCGCTTACGTTCCTCATTGTGAACGACATCGCGCCTTTCGTACCCGATCAAGAGGTAGATCgtggaacaataaaaattccgccGAATCTGCACCTTGCAGATCCGGAATTTCATCGACCGGCACCGATCGATTTACTGCTGGGTTCCGGAACAGCCCTCTCAATCTTATGCGTCGACCAAATTGTCTTGTCACGCTTAGACGAGTCCGATCTCTACCTACAAAAATCGCAACTCGGTTGGGTGATCGAGGGGAGCGCGCCAGTCGCTTCTCCCGCTCATAGCACACTTGGCCACGCGACCACGGCGTTAGAATTCGACCTCACCCGTTTCTGGGAGGTTGAAGAAGGCCCACAAAGACAGCATCTGTCTGAATCTGACGTAGTTTGCGAAAGCCATTTCCAAAAACACACAATTCGGAATCCTGACGGCAGATACGTCGTGGCTTTACCATTCAACGAGAAACTGTCGCGTCTCGGAGACTCCAAGGTACAGGCAATAAAAAGACTGAATTCATTGGAGCGAAAACTCCAGCGAGAACCCGCACTCAAGCAAGAGTATCATGCGGTGATCAAAGAATACCTGGACCTCGGACATATGAGCGAACTGCCACAGGAACAACAGTCACCTGAGGGGTATTACCTACCACATCACGGGGTGGTTAAAGTCACCAGTGACACAACCAAACTCCGCGTCGTCTTCGACGGTTCTGCCACGACTAATTCAGGAATATCTTTAAATCACGCTCTCCACACCGGTCCAAAAATTCAGGACGATCTACTCTACATTTTACTAAGATTCCGCATTCATCGATACTGTTGGCAACAATGGAAGTTTCTGTTCACACATCCAATAAGCCCCCTGGCGGGAGAACCCGACAAAAGTCAGAAGAAGTTTGCCCGCGCTTTGTATCGCACGCGTTTTACCAATGTATCACCAGtattaaatatattctttattttgtattaCTACGAGCTCGTGGTCCCGTCTCAATTATTTACCAACAGATACGTACTGACGGGAGATATTGAAAAGATGTACCGACAGTTCCTTGTACGTCCGGAAGACAGGAGATTCCAGCGTATTCTCTGGCGCGATACTACAGGTTCCATTAAAACTTATGAACTGAATACT TACCATCCATCGCGTACCTCGATAATCTGGAAGAAGATCAGTCGTTTGTAA